The sequence GTCTAAAAGCCTTAGCGCGGGAATTGAATATTCCGGTGATTGCGGTTTCCCAATTATCGCGTGAAGTGGAAAAGCGGCCGCGGAAAATCCCACAACTGTCTGATCTGCGGGAAAGCGGTGCCATCGAACAAGATGCCGATATCGTTATGTTTATTTACCGGGAAGATTACTACAATAAAGATACTGAACGGCAAAATATTGCCGATATTATCATTGCCAAACATCGCAACGGTCCGATTGGGCAAATCGAACTTTATTTCAAACCGGAAATTATGACCTTCCGCACTCTAGAAACTGAGCGGGGATTAGAAATTGAAACGCTAGTCACGATGGAAGAGACCGCTTAAACGGTACTCCCAAGGCAATCGAAAAAGTTTACTGTTATAATAAAAGAAGAATAACAGTAACTCTCTTTATGAGTAAGCAGCCAAGGCTAGTTATATGGGAGTTTCTTAAAGGGGAACTACGCACTATTTTAGCGCTAGTCTTGGTGTTGGCTATTTTTGTCGGTTTTGGTTTGGCGGCCGGTGATGACAGTATTATTTTTGATTTTGGTACAGGTAATAGTTCAGAGCTTTTCCCGGGAGCTTTACCGGTTAATGGCGGTGCCACGGTTTATCCGAAAACCCTGAATAATATTACTTATGGTTGGCAAACACCTTATGTGGCCGAGCACAGCAGTGGATCACAGGTGAATAATTTGCTGACCACCGATTCTAATCAAGGCGCAACTCCCAATACTTTTAAAGTGAGCGGGCTAACCAGCCCTTATTACACCGTTACTGTTATCAGCGGTGCACTCAATAGTGATCTGACGACTAAGATCGTCGTAAACAGTGCCAATTATTTAATCAACTCAGTTGCGGGAGAATGGCAGACGGTTACGTTCAAAGTCACTGCCAATAGTGGGGCCATTGATTTTCTGTTCAGCCGGCAAGGCAAAAATCTCTGGGGAATTAATGCGCTAACTTTAACGCCTGCGAGTGCGCCTCCGATTTCGCCAACCTTTACTCTTTTAGTTGAACCGACCGAACATCAAGTGGCGGCCGGAGGCACTGCGCTATATCAGGTGGCGGTAGACCAAGTAAATTATTATGGCAGTGAAGTGGTTTTGTCGGTGGTCGGCTTGCCCACCGGCATGAGCGCTAAGTTCACGCCCGTTTCTGGTACTCCGCCTTTCACAGCGGCTCTAGAAGTTTCTGTGGACGCTGCTACAGCCACTACTCGCTACGGCTGGATGGTGATAGGCAAAGGCGATGATCCCAGTGCTTATACGGTCAACAAACACATCGGTCTGTTGGTCACCCAACCAGGAGAAGAGGTTGAAATAGTGCCTGTCTTCCCTCCGATTACTAACCAGGAAGCCCAGGTGCGCATTGATCAGTATTCCAAGCTCGAAGTGAAAAAGCTGCCTGATGGACAAGAAATTAGTTCCCTGGCCGATATTGCCCAAGTTACCTCCTCGGGTATCCCAGTGATGTCAGAACTGCCCCTACCCACTTCTTTAGTAGATGCTTCTTTACTTCAATTAACCAAAGCCGGTATAATTGGCACGGTGGTAGACAGCGCTCCTCCCGCGCAAGTTCTGGGAGAAACGGACCAAAAAAGACCAGGATTTTGGGCGCAATTCTTTGGCGCGATGTTTAACCCTGCGAGATAATATAGACAACAATGGTAACACAAGGATTTATTCAAGAGTTCAAGCAAGAAGCTCTCCGGCAGCGAGATTTTACTAATTCGTTCTGGCGGCAACTCGCGGTAATCATCGTTTCGATTGTTATTATTCAAATTGTCGGGCCCTATATAATTTTCTGGGGAACCAATATCGCTGCCAACCAATTCAAGTGGTTTTAAGTTGAAGCTTAAAACTGACTGGCAGCCCCGCTATGGGCGATTTTGAAGTATTGTCATAAATAGGTAAAATAGAGCTATGTCTAAAAGAGAACGGGAAAGAAAACAGCAGAAACTTGATGAGCGCCGGGCGGCCCTCCGAGAACTGAGAGCCCAACGGAATTTATATCGAGTGGCTTTCCCTTGGAAAAAACTGATTTGGGCGGTTGGCAGCACCGTCATGATTGTTTTGTTAGTTTGGCTAGTGCCTCGGGGAATCGTCTGGGCGAGTAGCTTAAGCAAAGTTTCGGGCCCCTTTGGCGAGATTAGCCGTAAAGAACTGAATAACAGTAAATTTGCCACCATTGTGACTAACCAAGGCGATATTAAGGTGGAGCTGCTCAATACGATTTCTCCTAAAACCGTAGCTAATTTTGTCTTATTGGCGAAAAAGGATTTTTATGATGGCGTGAAATTCCACCGGGTGATTAAAGATTTTATGATCCAAACAGGGGATCCTTTATCGAAAGATGCTGATCCGGCCAACGATGGCACCGGCGGGCCGGGCTATACCTTTGCCGACGAGATCAGCGAGGATAGCCCCAAACTGGTTCGGGGAATAGTGGCGATGGCTAATTCGGGAGTTGATACTAATGGCAGTCAATTCTTTATTGTGACCAAAGAAGCGGTCGATTGGTTGGATGGCAAACATACACCGTTCGGCCAGGTGGTTTACGG is a genomic window of Patescibacteria group bacterium containing:
- a CDS encoding peptidylprolyl isomerase; translation: MSKRERERKQQKLDERRAALRELRAQRNLYRVAFPWKKLIWAVGSTVMIVLLVWLVPRGIVWASSLSKVSGPFGEISRKELNNSKFATIVTNQGDIKVELLNTISPKTVANFVLLAKKDFYDGVKFHRVIKDFMIQTGDPLSKDADPANDGTGGPGYTFADEISEDSPKLVRGIVAMANSGVDTNGSQFFIVTKEAVDWLDGKHTPFGQVVYGMDIVDKIGNTPTDAANDRPKQDIIVKDIIISTS